The genomic stretch ATAGTTAATCTAAAAATACTAGACTAATGAGTCGACCAATTAACAAATGCTCCCAACACTAAACCGATCATTTGACTGtgcaaacttaaaaaaattcGATCCACGCCCAAATTATTCGATGCAATCGACACCATGTCACTTTATAAGTTTATACTAGCAAAGCTACACTCACCATTCAATTAGTCGGAAAAGTAGTAGAAAAAAGCAAGAacatttttgttaagcttagttgAAGTAGTATGTTATAATATAAGGGTGTTGGGTAAACACAGGATTACATTTTAACTTCTGTTGTCCTAAGAACAAAGATGGCAAAGTCGCCCATTGTGAACAGATTGCATTCCCTCCTTGGAGTTTGACAAAGGAAGAAGATAGCCAACAAAGATAGTTATGGTTCGTAACAATAACACAATGGAATGAGCAAATTTCACTTAAACAATCACAAAGCGCGTGTTTCTTGTCTCATCGGTATGTACCAATTCAGTTGGTACAATTGCACATCAAAACTATACATGCTGAGGAGGTTTATCGATTACAAATTGCACAACACAGTATCAGATAGCAGCCACAAGCAGTAAATGTATGTTCCAACACTCACAATGTCCAAACCAGCTAAAGATCGGCATCATTTACTACCATCACCGAACAAGTATCCAAGAGAAGAACCGCCACCAGGAGCAGCGTGCACCTTAGTCGAAGGTCGATCCTGTGCAATTAAAATTTGTAGATGATCAACAATAGCAAAATGCTTCTCGTATGCTCTGCACTTAGTTAGGAGAATAGGCAACATAAGGTGTGGATAATGTAGAGTTTGTTGGTTTTAGCCTCTCGTCACAAGAACATAAATGGCTGAAGCTTGATTTGTGTACATTGCATTGCCATGCCATCACCGAGTTTGCCTGTTGCTGGCTTTCAAGTATTTCTACTTTTAATTAAATCCCATATCTAACAACAAATAAACTAGAAAAGAACTATCATCAGTATTAAAACCCATATTATTTGATTGTTAATGAACACATACTGATTCACCTCCCCTCCATATACTTCCAGAAATATAACCGACTGCATGCTGTTTGCATTGAGGCAGCATGCCCTCCAACTATAACAGAGAGCAGTAGGAATCTTCGCAAGACCATGATTGACATCATTGCTGCTACCTTAGAAGTGGCTCTATTGGGGCAAAACCCCCAAAGGTTTTGCTACACATCCAAATTCTAGGCAAAGTCCACATGTGCTAAATCATCCTATaatatcccaataaaatatatctaaattGCTCTCGGATCTGTTGATGAAATTTGCTGATAGTCAATCCAATTAGCACCTGTCGAACAGTGAGCTTATCAAGTTGTCAGCAGCTTGGTCAGGTAGGGTCGTTGGTATGGCAGTGAGTTACAACTATTATTTGCCAACACACCCTTTTGGGTTTAGTTAACATACCTTTTCAAGTTTAGTCAACACACCCCTTCAGATTTAGCTGTCGCCAATTTAATATCACTGAGTCACCCCTACGGGATGTCGACAAGCCTTCTTGGATAAATGGTAAGGTTGAGGTATTGCTCTGCCAAGGTGCCTACCATTTATTAGCAATTGCCCCTCATTATACAACCTCTGACTCGATATATGCTGCCCAAATTCAAAGTCCTAGCGAACTTTTGACACATTGGAactcttagagaggaggagaagagctcaacagagcaCATTGATGCTTGAGTTTTGAGTGATTTGAGAAGAGGAAATGGGTTTAATTTATAGGGACAAAGAAGTTTTTCCCAAGGGGTGAAAAGGCATAATTTTAAGGGGTGTTACTTTTTGGGTTTTGCCCCTTTTTTGTTGGGAATGCAAAGAGTCATTCGGCACTACACTTCCCGAATGCAAATGTGTCACGTTAGTTCTATAAAAGGAGGTTATTTGGTCCTTGCCACATTGGTGCTCTGTGCCATGCGAGTAGTTGAATGCCACAGTTGTTCAATTGTGCAATCGAAGAGTTGTTTCAGTCATTCAGTTGTACAGTCATCCAACCACAACAACAACCAACccttttcccactaagtggggtcggctgtattcAATTTACAGTCGTCCAACCATACAActaaaatccatatttttattttagacttatgttttttatcaatttaattgatAGCAATTAATTTCCAATTAAATCCAATCAATAAAAATTGGTCTTCGTTGATCTTAGGCATATAAATTTCCCAACCTTTTATCACTTGAATAGTTTTGAAGAGAAATTGATTTACAATGGTCTATTTGTAAAATAATCTGCTCATCTCCCTACTCAATTAATTGGTTAAAAATCTATATTATATGTAATATTGCTGTGTATGAAATGTAAACAGCAATATTCTGTTGAAACATTGTATCGAGGGCATGATTTTGGCATCACCATGCAGCCTTGATCAAGAATTTTTAAACATGGAAAAGTCTTGTTTGGGTGTTTTTGAACACAAGGCCTTTTTGTACTTTTGCCTAATCTATTTTGACATGTTATACATGTAACAGATCCAAGGAGGTTGAGTGTGAGAATCTTTTGAGAATCAGTTCATTGGTCGCTTATAATTAGATCTACAGACAAAAAGATAGTTTTCTATTTCTTTGAGGAACTAAGTTGAGAAAACTATGGTTAAATCACTTCACTCATAAGCAATACTTTACactattaagtaaaaaaaaacatagattATAAATGAAATAACTACTAAATGGGAGGAAGAGGTTGGGTTTCTATTGATTAATGTCATGGTCATCTTGCGTATGAAAAGGATGCGTCTAATATCTCCCAATGCAGATTTAAAGATATGTTTGTGGAACAAATGTGGCATATTTAAGGGCGAAAAAAAGGAAGGGGTGCAATAACATACAGTGATAAAATTGGTACAGTTCTGTCCGTCTGCACTGTAGAAGTTCTTGGCTTGACTGCTTTGGATGCCTGCTGGAATCTCTTTGTTAATAGGAGGAGGTGGAGCCGGCTTTTGAACTGGTGCAGCAGCATCAGATGCAGATTTTGGAGCCTCACCTCCACCGAATAAGTAGCCCAAGGAACTCTGGCCCCCACCACTGCTCACACCACGTCCCATTTTAAAATTGCCTAGTTTATAACTTCAATACCCTGCAAAATTATAAAACATTATTGTATAGATGACCTTAGATATATATGAAGGGAACCCCTAGAAAGATCTTTGAAATGAAAATGAAGTTGAAGATATAGTACATGCACATATACAGTAAAGTCTATAAGTAACCTACTGCTTAAGTAATCTCAAGAGGCAAACTTCCTAATCACACGTCAGGCTTAGAACAGGTAGCCAGTTAGAAGATAGCATAATGATGCTGATCACCATGTCTGCTAAGCATTTACCATAATAATAAACCCATCtttacttttgttttttttaggtAGTGTATTAATCGCTTCAAAAGCTGAGGTATAATGTCATAGTTGAATGGATTATAAACTCAAAGATTACAAATAGCATAGACATAATTAAGCCATTGACTTACAAAATGTGATGGATGTCATCGAAAATTCTGCTTAATAAAAGGAAGGCTAAAATGCATACACCTATAAAGGTCAGTAATACAGTATATCATTTCTCCAGACTATCTTCTTCTGTAGAGATATATCGAGGTCAAACCAAATCTTATACAATCTCTCTAGTTTACTTCAATAGAGAAATGATGAATTTATCTCCTAAAGAAACATTATTTGTATCTTCCCAATAATAACAACTGTTCACAGAAGAATATTCTACTACTACATGACCAAGAGAATCTGACTACTGAGACTAACGATTAAAGCGCAAAAATGATAAACTGCAATCAGGTCACATGATTGTTCATAAGAGAATACTACAATAAGATTATTGAGGTTATATATCATTTTCAGGAATAAAAAAATGCTCCACATAATAACTATGCTGCAAGTGAAATATAAATTGATAGATAGAAATTAGGCAAGTCAAAGTGATGTTTAGCTATGGCATTAATTCTTGCACATCATCACAACATTCatcagtgattttttttttaaagcaaaattttaaaataaatttaaactgaTAAAGTAATTCACAATAAAGAACACATCCAGCTACGCCTCACATGGTTTTCCATAAGAACAGAAACTCTTTCCATAAAGTAACTAAGGAAAGGTTCACATGTTTTTGCCCCCATTCCAGACACAACCAAACCtttcatatttttcaaaggaAGTACAAATTCTGAAATGATATCTAAATTTACAATTCTTGTGAAAAGCATCATCAAGGTCTCCTACATCAAATGGAATAATCAAGTTCGGAACACAATTCCAACTGATAGCTGCAGCAATCAAGTCCTCAATCACGTCAAAGAGGCAAAAAAAGGAATTTTAAGAACAATGCTCAGTCAAAAAATGAATTTTAAGGGGCGAGTGAAACGAGAGCGACTACTGAGAAGCGAAGCCTAGTTTCACTTCAAATAGGCTCAACAAAGAAAGAACCCCCAAGATCCATAAGCTGACAAACGGCGATCGAGATAAAAGCTTAGACCGATTTTAAAAGGAAGAACGAAAATTGCACAAACCTGCAAATCAATCGATATGCTAGCAGGCTACTCGAAGCAACGCCAAAATGATATCCAAATGCCACAAAGAGAAATTGATCCAACAACTGCAGCACAGATCCTTAGGGTTAAGATCTCTTACCTTCCAGACCAGGGAGGACTGGATCAGATCGAAAGAAGCCGAAGTAGGGCGAGCGAgcgagcgagagagagagagagagagaggcgtaTTTGTTAATGGGACTGTGAACGGGAGAGGAGCTGAAAAGAAAGGGCAAATGACAGGGAAAAAGGAAAGATAGAGTGATATTTACATAATAAAgtgaataaaaaaaaagtaaaattttatctttttcttctttaatttaaacttttttctttaattaagtttgacttgaaaattaaacaaaatctaCAGGTAATATTTATGTTAATTGAGAATATGTTGTCATTCTTATTTCGTCATTGGATAAgatgatcaaaatttaaattctaaatctacgaatattttaaaaattaactcctGTGGGTAGATAAACTATGTTTATCCGGTAAACGAAAAAAAAATACTCTGCATTTAAAATTAATCGGGTGAAACTCAATATTGAGATATGTATACATCAACGTTTAGAAGTATTTGGTCCCGTATATTTATATGGTCCTTTATATTGATTGAAAATTAAAGATGCTCAGCCAGTGGGTTAATTATGATATAGTGGTTAGATCTTTTAAATGATTAACTAGATATTTAAGGATAAAATTTAACTGTAGTGCATTGTAAAAAATAAGATGATAACTCTATGAATAATGATTGTTTGAATGAGTGTTCGTGAATactttttaatttagtttgatagTCGAAAAAAAAGTTTGAACGACAACATCATCACCCGAATTaatagatttgaaaattaaatacCTGACTAAAAAAAAAGCAAGCTCAACTTATTGTCCATCTTAGCATTAACTAGGTAAATTGCCTGAATGCCTTGTGAGTCCTTTGCGTGCCATAGTTTCCTTCATGATTCTCCTCATTATGTGTGTTGTGAGGTTCATCAGCTAAAATTGGACCTCAAGAATACAAAAGCTACATAGCTTGTGAATGTCGCAttcattataattttatatatatatataaacagatttATTATCCTGCGTGATGTCATAGTGCACGACTGTACACGCCGCGCAAGATAACaactgtttttattttttttaaatttatgaattaaaaaataattaaaaaaaaataaaaaataaaatagttttttaagagtttatttcTAGAATTCAGGTTTTGATTATagtgttaaagttatttttttttagattttacctctaaggTTTAAGCTTCCCAATTaaattatagtgtttggttttaaaaaaagttaaaataaaattaatttaagtatttattgagtattgtaatatgttgaggggatattatattaaggtattaaaaatttatataaggaaatgttaaattttttaattgattttttaaatttaaaatattaaaaaaatcaaaaaaaaaaaaaaaaaaaaaccgagcGATCTCCTGCGCGCGCACAGTCACGCACTGTGCGAGCGCGCAGGAGATCACTCCTCTATATATAAAAATCTCTCAACGCTTCACTAATGTTTAATTTTCATTTGATTAAAAAAACTCTTCATTTCACTTCACATTAAATGCGCGACCTTAACTAATGACAATTTCTCAAACTTAATATAAGAGTAAGGAAGTTAATACATCAAAACACAATGTATAAAGTCTGTACTTTCAACTAAAATCTTAAATATACATTCTGAACTTTTATCAAATCATTAGTGAATTAACTTAACCTATTACAACAAGTGAACAACTAAAAATTTGTTTGTTTATGGGTTATGTAGACATAGAAAGCCCAAAGCTTGTGCAAGGAATGCAATCTAGTGGACCAATTTTGGTTAACAATGAGGATAGTTGAAGGTGGCTCAAAAGTAATTAATGTAGGTTTAATCCATGTTGAAGCCCAGTacaactttttaaattttaatgattataaattttaacttggGACTCAGAATCAGACTCTATCTATCACCACACTTGTAGAATTCGAAAGTCGATGTTTATTAAAGGTGAACTATAATCGCCAAATTTTGGTCCTAAATTTCACCATTTAAActcttttcaaaacattttttgctATTTTTGATCATTTCCATTTTTAGagtatttaagataattttgggTATTCTTGGTATTTATAAGAGATGATTTATCTTGATTCGCATCCTAATTTGAGTTAAGATCATTCAGTTTATTGGTCCCTTGACGACCGACCAGAGCGGGTAAATAacctgcacaataaaaataaattcttCTCGACTTTATATCTATATTAACATAAATACttatacaaataaaaaaattaatcataGAAAGAAGAGACtcagagattttacttggttataatcagggaggttgttaatccaaaaaagatgaaaagctcactaaacgatctccttcaggcggagaagcctcttacagcagttaaagcactcaattaTAGAACAAGACCGAAaaggaatcaattacaagtgttgttctaccTCTGGGACCGTAGCTGTAATTATAGCTCTGGTCcgagcacctggaagggttctaggcgtatggaggggataaatttttatccccgtCGCAACGACTCGCGACACCTGGCATTTAGATAAAATTCCTGGTTCGATCGCCcgaaagggtttcgggcgcccggaaccctttcgggcgctcggaccgtaCAGATAACGCTCCCCCTGGGTGAGGCGCCCAGGGGGCGCTTGGAACCAAAAGTCAACCCctagttgacttttttgtccgggtCTTCCAATCCGGTTccactcgcttaggtgatttcggtcatccggaatagagctcacccaaacccaacttctggcaTTCTCGAGCAAAcatccgctctggcttctcatccctcggagaatgtcgcacgcctccttctcgtccgctcgcgtactcttccgcaacacctcggaCGCGCTgatcccgtcggctctctcccgtaccgtccttcttgctagttgcatatttcgctcaacttcctgtactcctaagttcctacacacttagacacaggggttaaataccaacaagacctaatctcacttggttgatcacatcaaaactaccttaggatactaacaatctcctccttttttatgtgaacaacccaagttaaattagggaaaaaaaatataaaccaaTAATAACAAAGTAAGTTTTTGTAAGTAATAATGTGCAAAAAATATTATGAAAATTAATGATAAAAATAtatcctccccctagacttaatcttacttctcccccctttgatcacattaaaaatggggttcttaaaaaaaatctaaaacaagGTCTAAGGAAAAAacactaataaaaacttaaaaaaaaaatctggagTCTTATaacgaattaaaaaaaaattagtaaggGTTGAAAAGACATAAaatttttaacaatttttttttctagaaatattataatttttcatagaaaatattttaaaattttgtatagCTAAGTgatgaaattttctttaaaaaaattatcttctaAATAATTTCTAACAATTTGTTTGAAAGcattagatattttttaaaattaaatgctTCACAGTtagtaattaaacatttatttcagtaattagcttctaggctgtggtgaggcactaggctttcttggttattggaacaacaatcacTTCTAGATAAAGCTGTTGGGAccgaatatgtagctagagggagggtgaatagctcgtcgcatgctcgtgtgcttcgttgcttgtttcttcaaggatgtgcagcggaaatacaaagaaacaaaagcatacaacgctaacaaatggattttacttggtatccacctcataagaggtgactagtccaaggatccacgcatatacacaccctccactatgaataacactcctttatgataactaccaaaggcggaaaagccctacaacactctcaatacaagaagaaggaaagggaaacaaaatacaagcaaaagcttacaagttatgcagcaaaaaccctaaccctaacttcttgttgttgcccgcctcttgatcttggatcactagcaaccttgctccaagaacccttcaagaactgg from Zingiber officinale cultivar Zhangliang chromosome 5B, Zo_v1.1, whole genome shotgun sequence encodes the following:
- the LOC121985139 gene encoding protein SPIRAL1-like 3; this encodes MGRGVSSGGGQSSLGYLFGGGEAPKSASDAAAPVQKPAPPPPINKEIPAGIQSSQAKNFYSADGQNCTNFITDRPSTKVHAAPGGGSSLGYLFGDGSK